CTGCAGGCCCTCCTCAGTGAGCTCAAGCCCCTCCTGCTCGGCAATGTATTTTATGCGCTTCGCTATGTCCTCGTCGTTGAGGGGCCTGAAGCGGAAGATTGCACACCTCGACTGTATCGGCTCGATTATCTTTGAGGAGTAGTTACAGCTGAGGATAAAGCGAACGTTGTTGGAGAACATCTCCATCGTTCTCCTCAAAGCCTGCTGGGCGTCCTGCGTTAGAGCGTCTGCCTCATCAAGGAAGATTATCTTGAAGCTCGCCCCGCCTATCGGCTTCGTCCTTGCAAACTCCTTAACCTTCTCCCTAATTACGTTTATTCCGCGCTCGTCGCTCGCGTTGAGCTCGAGAAAGTTGTGCCTCCAGTTCTCGCCGAACAGCTCGCGGGCAAGGGCTAAAGCGGCGGTCGTCTTTCCAACGCCGGGCGGTCCAGCGAAGAGCAGGTGGGGCATCGAACCGGTTTTAGCGTAGTGTTTGAGCCTCTTGACTATGTGCTCCTGACCAACGATGTCATCGAGCCTCTGAGGGCGGTACTTTTCAACCCAGGGCTTCTCGAGAACCTTAACCTCTCTAATCTCCTCGGTCATGTATTCCACCTAAACCTTTATGAGAGCCAAGAGTTTAAGGGCTTTGCCATGGACCCGCTTGAGCACGCCTCGATTCCGAGCCTCGTCTATCTCGCACTCTCCGGCGAGCCGACGATAGCTGGACTCACCGCCCTCGTCCTCGGCGCGGTCTTCCCCGACCTCGATGCTTTGGCTGAGGAGCACCGCTCATACCTCCACTCCCTCCTGCCCTTTCTCCCGGCCCTTCTCCTCGGCCTGAACCTCGGCGGTCCGTTCCTGCTCTTCGCCCTCGGCTGGGGGAGCCATCTCTTTCTCGACTTCTTCACCGGCGTCGTGCCCGTTGCTTACCCGCTCTCGCGGAGGGGCTGGGGGTTGTCAATCATAGTAACTGGGCCGAGAAATTTTGGAGTTGAGCTCAGACTAATCGAAAGGTATCCGGACAGAAAGCACGATTACAGGCTGGAAATCGGCGGAAGCTTCGCACTCGCCCTTTTGGCAATCCTCACGGCAATAATTAGACTGCACTAACCGGTTCAGTGCAAAACTTTTATACCTCGATGTTCAACTAGGACCGGTGGTTCTCATGGGGAAGCTTGACTGGATTAGGGAAGAGCTCCAGGAGCTCAAGGATAAGGGCCTCTACGTGACCATAAGGAAGCTTGAGAGCGCCCAGGGCCCGTGGGTCGTCGTCGACGGCAAGAAGGTTCTCAACATGTGCTCCAACAACTACCTCGGTCTCGCCGCGCACCCGGAAATTAGATACGCAGCGATTAGGGCCATTCTCGACTACGGTGTTGGTGCCGGAGCCGTGAGAACGATAGCTGGAACGATGGAGCTTCACGTTGAGCTCGAGGAGAAGCTGGCGAAGTTCAAGAAGCGCGAAGCGGCCATACTCTTCCAGAGCGGTTACAACGCGAACCTCGGAGCGATAAGCGCCCTCCTCAAGAAAGGGGAAGACGGAGTCTTCA
The Thermococcus sp. 21S9 DNA segment above includes these coding regions:
- a CDS encoding metal-dependent hydrolase, whose amino-acid sequence is MDPLEHASIPSLVYLALSGEPTIAGLTALVLGAVFPDLDALAEEHRSYLHSLLPFLPALLLGLNLGGPFLLFALGWGSHLFLDFFTGVVPVAYPLSRRGWGLSIIVTGPRNFGVELRLIERYPDRKHDYRLEIGGSFALALLAILTAIIRLH
- a CDS encoding replication factor C small subunit, giving the protein MTEEIREVKVLEKPWVEKYRPQRLDDIVGQEHIVKRLKHYAKTGSMPHLLFAGPPGVGKTTAALALARELFGENWRHNFLELNASDERGINVIREKVKEFARTKPIGGASFKIIFLDEADALTQDAQQALRRTMEMFSNNVRFILSCNYSSKIIEPIQSRCAIFRFRPLNDEDIAKRIKYIAEQEGLELTEEGLQAILYVAEGDLRRAINVLQAAAALDKKITDENVFLVASRARPEDVREMMTLALEGNFLKAREKLREVLLKQGLSGEDVLIQMHKEVFNLPIPEDKKVALADKIGEYNFRLVEGANEMIQLEALLAQFTIMGDKKGK